In Quadrisphaera setariae, a single genomic region encodes these proteins:
- a CDS encoding carbohydrate ABC transporter permease → MAIAADPATVEAAAKNARGNRARQTGGAVSGRASRSAWLLTGVLAVCGLTVLLPLYLTVTMAFKTPEQSVDGNGFSLPAPLNPSSFADAWNLVGFPTAFVISVLVAAASVAGVIVLASLAAYAIVRQWDNKLFKYSYFYLLAAMFIPFPVIALPQVKLTAYLSLDNPVGVAVLHILFQLSFSVLLYSAFLRSIPGELEESARIDGATTWQVFWKLIFPLLAPMNATVGIFAFLAAWNDFMMPSLITANPDLQTIPVIQQIFQSSFSTDYNVAFASYLMAMAPTIIVYVFAQRWVMSGVTRGAIK, encoded by the coding sequence ATGGCCATCGCAGCTGACCCGGCCACCGTCGAGGCCGCCGCCAAGAACGCCCGGGGCAACCGGGCCCGGCAGACCGGCGGGGCCGTCAGCGGCCGCGCCAGCCGCAGCGCCTGGCTGCTCACCGGCGTGCTCGCCGTGTGCGGCCTCACGGTGCTCCTGCCGCTGTACCTGACGGTGACGATGGCGTTCAAGACGCCGGAGCAGTCCGTGGACGGCAACGGCTTCTCCCTGCCGGCACCGCTCAACCCCTCCAGCTTCGCCGACGCCTGGAACCTCGTCGGGTTCCCCACGGCGTTCGTCATCTCGGTGCTGGTCGCCGCGGCCAGCGTGGCGGGCGTCATCGTCCTGGCCTCGCTCGCGGCGTACGCGATCGTGCGCCAGTGGGACAACAAGCTGTTCAAGTACAGCTACTTCTACCTGCTCGCCGCGATGTTCATCCCGTTCCCGGTGATCGCCCTGCCGCAGGTGAAGCTCACCGCCTACCTCAGCCTGGACAACCCCGTGGGCGTGGCCGTGCTGCACATCCTCTTCCAGCTGTCGTTCTCGGTGCTGCTCTACTCCGCCTTCCTGCGCTCGATCCCCGGTGAGCTGGAGGAGAGCGCCCGCATCGACGGCGCCACCACGTGGCAGGTGTTCTGGAAGCTGATCTTCCCGCTGCTGGCGCCCATGAACGCCACCGTCGGCATCTTCGCCTTCCTCGCGGCCTGGAACGACTTCATGATGCCGTCCCTCATCACCGCCAACCCCGACCTGCAGACGATCCCCGTGATCCAGCAGATCTTCCAGAGCTCGTTCTCCACGGACTACAACGTGGCGTTCGCCAGCTACCTCATGGCGATGGCGCCGACGATCATCGTCTACGTCTTCGCCCAGCGGTGGGTCATGTCCGGCGTGACGCGGGGTGCCATCAAGTGA
- a CDS encoding ArsR/SmtB family transcription factor, protein MTSAFAATRTQPAAAARVLARFGHALSDPTRARLLLALRQAPGYPADLADELGVSRQNLSNHLSCLRDCGLVVSSQEGRRVRYALADPALGHALSDLLSAVAAIDPLAQEDHR, encoded by the coding sequence GTGACGAGCGCCTTCGCCGCGACCAGGACCCAGCCCGCCGCGGCGGCGAGGGTGCTGGCGCGCTTCGGGCACGCCCTGTCCGACCCCACGCGCGCCCGCCTCCTGCTCGCCCTGCGGCAGGCGCCGGGCTACCCGGCGGACCTGGCCGACGAGCTGGGCGTCTCCCGGCAGAACCTCTCCAACCACCTGTCGTGCCTGCGCGACTGCGGCCTGGTGGTCTCGTCCCAGGAGGGCCGCCGCGTCCGCTACGCCCTGGCCGACCCCGCGCTGGGGCACGCCCTGTCGGACCTGCTCTCGGCCGTCGCCGCGATCGACCCCCTCGCCCAGGAGGACCACCGGTGA
- a CDS encoding cation diffusion facilitator family transporter — translation MSHGHSHASAAGGDRRRLALALLVTLVVLASGVVGGILTGSLALLADAGHMLTDAAGLGVALLASSLALRPATDARTWGLQRAEVLAAVLQAAMLLAVGVLITVEGVRRLLDPPEVASSGMLVFGAVGLLGNLASLWILTRRSGGHAHRDGHDGHDGHDGHDQPMGLNRRAAVLEVISDGLGSLAVLLAAGVIALTGWTRADALVSLLIGVLIVPRTVVLLREATDVLLEAVPRGLDLSAVRAHLLEQPHVLAVHDLHASQISSGLPVLSAHVVLDDSCFVDGHAPAVLDQLQACVAGHFPVRITHSTFQVEPASHADHEHGVHA, via the coding sequence GTGAGCCACGGCCACTCCCACGCGAGCGCGGCCGGCGGAGACCGCCGGCGGCTCGCGCTCGCCCTGCTCGTCACCCTGGTGGTGCTGGCCAGCGGCGTCGTCGGGGGGATCCTCACCGGCTCACTGGCACTGCTCGCCGACGCGGGCCACATGCTCACCGACGCCGCCGGCCTCGGCGTGGCGCTGCTGGCCTCCAGCCTGGCGCTGCGACCGGCGACCGACGCCCGCACCTGGGGGCTGCAGCGCGCCGAGGTCCTGGCCGCGGTGCTGCAGGCGGCGATGCTGCTGGCGGTGGGGGTGCTCATCACCGTGGAGGGGGTCCGCCGACTGCTGGACCCGCCTGAGGTCGCCTCCTCGGGAATGCTCGTCTTCGGTGCGGTGGGCCTGCTGGGCAACCTCGCGTCCCTGTGGATCCTGACGCGGCGCAGCGGTGGCCACGCCCACCGCGACGGCCACGACGGCCACGACGGCCACGACGGCCACGACCAGCCCATGGGCCTCAACCGCAGGGCAGCGGTCCTCGAGGTCATCAGCGACGGCCTCGGCTCGCTGGCGGTGCTCCTGGCCGCCGGCGTCATCGCCCTCACCGGCTGGACGCGCGCCGACGCCCTGGTGTCGCTGCTGATCGGCGTCCTCATCGTCCCGAGGACGGTGGTGCTGCTCCGCGAGGCCACCGACGTGCTGCTGGAGGCGGTGCCCCGGGGGCTCGACCTGTCCGCGGTGCGCGCGCACCTGCTGGAGCAGCCCCACGTCCTGGCCGTCCACGACCTGCATGCCAGCCAGATCAGCTCCGGGCTGCCGGTGCTGAGCGCCCACGTGGTCCTGGACGACTCCTGCTTCGTCGACGGGCACGCGCCGGCGGTGCTCGACCAGCTCCAGGCCTGCGTGGCCGGCCACTTCCCCGTCCGCATCACGCACTCGACCTTCCAGGTCGAACCAGCCAGCCACGCCGACCACGAGCACGGGGTGCACGCATGA
- a CDS encoding DsbA family protein, whose protein sequence is MRTTNDPSASGGRGLRGSLTKRTRLLAAIVVLTTAASVLAVALAGRAPGGAAGAVPPSLVRWDSHRLTETPSASRAPVQLVEFIDFECRRCRATQPFMDELRADYAGRVDFVVRYFPLPGHANSTNAAMAVEAAAQQGAFAEMADVMWATHGHWGRSSEPQSSLFRSFAADLGLDMAAYDAAVADPATAARIRQDFEDGVALGVTGTPTHFLDGVLVRPADEVDFRGLLDAALAS, encoded by the coding sequence ATGAGGACGACGAACGACCCGTCGGCGAGCGGAGGGCGGGGCCTGCGCGGCTCCCTGACGAAGCGCACCCGGCTGCTCGCCGCCATCGTCGTCCTCACCACCGCCGCGAGCGTCCTCGCCGTCGCCCTGGCCGGGAGAGCGCCCGGTGGGGCCGCAGGTGCGGTCCCACCGTCGCTGGTGCGCTGGGACAGCCACCGGCTGACGGAGACCCCCTCGGCCTCGAGGGCGCCCGTGCAGCTCGTCGAGTTCATCGACTTCGAGTGCCGCCGCTGCCGGGCGACGCAGCCGTTCATGGACGAGCTGCGCGCGGACTACGCAGGGCGGGTCGACTTCGTCGTCCGGTACTTCCCACTGCCCGGCCACGCCAACTCCACGAACGCCGCGATGGCGGTGGAGGCGGCGGCGCAGCAGGGAGCCTTCGCCGAGATGGCCGACGTCATGTGGGCCACCCACGGGCACTGGGGCCGCTCCAGCGAGCCCCAGTCGTCGCTGTTCCGCAGCTTCGCCGCCGACCTGGGCCTGGACATGGCCGCGTACGACGCCGCGGTCGCCGACCCCGCCACGGCGGCGCGCATCCGGCAGGACTTCGAGGACGGGGTCGCCCTGGGCGTCACGGGCACCCCCACGCACTTCCTCGACGGCGTCCTCGTGCGACCGGCCGACGAGGTCGACTTCCGCGGGCTGCTCGACGCGGCGCTCGCCAGCTGA
- a CDS encoding ROK family protein, whose protein sequence is MSAPRTRQRERTTSTRALRLASTAAVLDALWHGEAVTGSDLIATTGLTRATVHDVCADLIAAGWVEELADQRAHGSYARGRPARRYGLRARAGVVLGLEASSARCTALVTDLLGVPLGTAESTCRRDAGERRTAAGEAAGAALAEAGAAVEEVLACTVAVPAPVAASGRVEVRSNPYWVLMDAGLSEHLQRRLSCPVRLANDADLAALAEGRRGGAAGVLDHITVLADGGFGAGLVAAGSLVRGRWGRGGEMRWLDLVTDVGAPIGLGPLLALWDAEGPDAFPDTHGPLEVEPGTGDLEADLERAHRVLREAADGDSRALAVAERAGHHLARVVATAAGLFDPEVVVLAGQLAEDLQPVVDVASHVLPELLDEPVPRLVTSPLGGGVIAVGAAQQALDDVRADALHVRLPGAAAALADR, encoded by the coding sequence GTGTCTGCGCCCCGCACGAGGCAGCGGGAGAGGACCACCTCCACCCGTGCCCTGCGCCTCGCCTCCACGGCCGCCGTCCTCGACGCGCTCTGGCACGGCGAGGCCGTGACCGGCAGCGACCTCATCGCCACCACCGGCCTGACGCGCGCCACCGTCCACGACGTCTGCGCCGACCTCATCGCCGCGGGCTGGGTGGAGGAGCTCGCCGACCAGCGCGCGCACGGCAGCTACGCGCGCGGCCGCCCGGCGCGGCGCTACGGCCTGCGGGCGCGCGCCGGGGTGGTGCTGGGGCTGGAGGCCTCGAGCGCGCGCTGCACGGCCCTGGTCACCGACCTGCTCGGGGTGCCCCTGGGGACCGCCGAGAGCACCTGCCGGCGCGATGCCGGCGAACGCAGGACGGCGGCCGGAGAGGCTGCGGGGGCTGCCCTCGCCGAAGCCGGGGCCGCCGTCGAGGAGGTGCTGGCCTGCACGGTCGCGGTGCCAGCGCCCGTCGCTGCCTCGGGTCGGGTGGAGGTCCGCAGCAACCCGTACTGGGTGCTCATGGACGCCGGGTTGAGCGAGCACCTGCAGCGCCGGCTGTCGTGCCCGGTCCGCCTGGCCAACGACGCCGACCTCGCCGCGCTCGCCGAGGGCCGGCGAGGCGGCGCCGCCGGCGTGCTCGACCACATCACCGTGCTGGCCGACGGGGGCTTCGGGGCGGGTCTGGTCGCGGCGGGCTCGCTCGTGAGGGGGCGCTGGGGCCGGGGCGGGGAGATGCGCTGGCTCGACCTCGTGACCGACGTCGGCGCCCCGATCGGCCTGGGCCCCCTGCTGGCCCTGTGGGACGCGGAGGGCCCGGACGCCTTCCCCGACACCCACGGGCCGCTGGAGGTCGAGCCGGGCACCGGCGACCTCGAGGCCGACCTGGAGCGGGCGCACCGGGTGCTGCGCGAGGCCGCCGACGGCGACAGCCGTGCGCTCGCCGTCGCCGAGCGCGCCGGACACCACCTCGCACGCGTCGTGGCGACGGCCGCGGGCCTGTTCGACCCCGAGGTGGTGGTGCTGGCCGGCCAGCTGGCCGAAGACCTCCAGCCGGTCGTGGACGTGGCGTCGCACGTGCTGCCGGAGCTGCTCGACGAGCCCGTGCCCCGCCTGGTGACCTCGCCGCTGGGCGGGGGCGTCATCGCCGTCGGCGCCGCCCAGCAGGCCCTCGACGACGTCCGGGCGGACGCGCTCCACGTGCGCCTCCCCGGAGCCGCCGCAGCCCTCGCCGATCGCTGA
- a CDS encoding ABC transporter substrate-binding protein, with amino-acid sequence MSRRSLLKLVGLGAAAGAVPLSLAGCAGGAGGGRETLRWVANKPEVLAYFDDLAAQYNASQDAVTINHDGTQTSIVPQFVRGAPPDVACYNYNLETSNYVRGGVLTDLADLPEAGTINPSYQSLVDQYANYEGQTSVLPWSVTAAGVIYNVKLFADNGIEVPTTFSELVEACKAFQAAGVTPIYTTARDPWTTRQGMWDYATGSGADVPAFYKAKLAEGDGPKPTFLETFSPVMKNILVLRDYFNPDFPSKTYADGNLAMGQGKVAMYCQGPWALGEIAKTDPDLELGTFSLPMTEDADDRAARVNLDLALWVPTASADVAGATKFVQWMMRPEVCTTYNEENLAFSPLQGAQGTTDPRTAGLAPYLDAGRIYQGSSTFVPNTIPLENYFQGALLDGDGDGMLRTLDADWDRLAARSALA; translated from the coding sequence ATGAGCCGCCGCTCCCTGCTCAAGCTCGTCGGCCTCGGCGCCGCGGCGGGCGCCGTCCCGCTGTCCCTGGCCGGGTGCGCCGGTGGCGCCGGCGGTGGCCGCGAGACCCTGCGCTGGGTGGCCAACAAGCCCGAGGTGCTCGCCTACTTCGACGACCTGGCCGCGCAGTACAACGCCAGCCAGGACGCGGTGACCATCAACCACGACGGCACCCAGACGTCGATCGTCCCGCAGTTCGTGCGTGGAGCTCCGCCGGACGTCGCCTGCTACAACTACAACCTCGAGACCTCGAACTACGTGCGCGGCGGCGTGCTCACCGACCTGGCCGACCTGCCCGAGGCGGGGACGATCAACCCGTCCTACCAGTCCCTCGTGGACCAGTACGCCAACTACGAGGGCCAGACGAGCGTCCTGCCGTGGTCGGTGACCGCCGCGGGCGTCATCTACAACGTCAAGCTCTTCGCCGACAACGGCATCGAGGTGCCCACGACCTTCAGCGAGCTGGTGGAGGCCTGCAAGGCGTTCCAGGCCGCGGGCGTCACGCCGATCTACACCACGGCGCGCGACCCCTGGACCACCCGCCAGGGCATGTGGGACTACGCGACCGGCTCCGGCGCCGACGTCCCCGCCTTCTACAAGGCCAAGCTGGCCGAGGGCGACGGCCCCAAGCCGACGTTCCTGGAGACCTTCAGCCCGGTGATGAAGAACATCCTCGTGCTGCGGGACTACTTCAACCCCGACTTCCCCTCCAAGACCTACGCCGACGGCAACCTCGCCATGGGTCAGGGGAAGGTCGCCATGTACTGCCAGGGACCGTGGGCCCTCGGCGAGATCGCCAAGACCGACCCCGACCTCGAGCTGGGGACGTTCTCGCTGCCCATGACCGAGGACGCCGACGACCGGGCTGCGCGCGTCAACCTCGACCTGGCGCTGTGGGTCCCCACCGCCAGCGCCGACGTCGCCGGAGCCACGAAGTTCGTCCAGTGGATGATGCGGCCGGAGGTCTGCACCACCTACAACGAGGAGAACCTCGCGTTCTCCCCCCTCCAGGGCGCCCAGGGGACCACCGACCCGCGCACCGCCGGGCTCGCTCCCTACCTCGACGCCGGCCGCATCTACCAAGGATCGAGCACCTTCGTGCCCAACACGATTCCTCTGGAGAACTACTTCCAAGGCGCCCTGCTGGACGGCGACGGCGACGGGATGCTCCGCACGCTCGACGCCGACTGGGACCGCCTCGCCGCTCGGTCGGCCCTCGCATGA
- a CDS encoding glycoside hydrolase family 13 protein, whose translation MSATPQRDDQRAAPWWRQAVVYQVYPRSFADADGDGLGDLRGVTSRVPYLAELGVDAVWLSPFYPSALSDGGYDVDDHRDVDPRLGTLADFDEMAEALHAAGIRVVVDIVPNHTSDRHPWFREALAAPRGSAARGRYVFRDGRDGPAGPMSEPPSSWKSLFGGSAWEPAGDGQWYLHAFAREQPDLEWSNREVRDDFLATLRFWADRGVDGFRVDVAHGLVRDVDNNLHVELPSTHTALFDDGSHPLWDRDELMDVYREWRQLFDTYDPPRAAVAEASVHPSRRWRYSDPSSLGQAFTFDLFEAGWDAAQLRRGVELGLEQLDVGASCTWTLANHDCVRAASRYGLPPDPELSSHVAAKAWVTRDGATPALDKALGLRRARAGLLLELALPGSTYLYQGEELGLHEVADLPADVLQDPIAFRSEGAEKGRDGCRVPIPWTPDGSSFGFGPDGGLDPHLPQPAWFAGAAASVQEADPGSTLHLHRVALELRRELLGPEQLRWERSTGDVLHWSRPVGDERAGGARGGERWHCVVNVGATDGSGPSVPLPTGELVLTSGPLDDAGHLPPSTTAWVVSG comes from the coding sequence GTGAGCGCCACACCCCAGCGGGACGACCAGCGGGCAGCTCCGTGGTGGCGCCAGGCCGTCGTCTACCAGGTCTACCCCCGCTCCTTCGCCGACGCCGACGGGGACGGCCTGGGCGACCTGCGAGGGGTCACCTCGCGCGTGCCGTACCTCGCCGAGCTGGGGGTCGACGCCGTCTGGCTGTCGCCGTTCTACCCGTCGGCGCTGTCCGACGGCGGGTACGACGTCGACGACCACCGCGACGTCGACCCCAGGCTCGGCACCCTGGCCGACTTCGACGAGATGGCGGAGGCGCTGCACGCCGCCGGGATCCGCGTCGTCGTCGACATCGTGCCCAACCACACCTCCGACCGGCACCCGTGGTTCCGCGAGGCGCTGGCCGCCCCGCGCGGCTCAGCCGCGCGCGGGCGCTACGTCTTCCGGGACGGGCGCGACGGACCGGCCGGTCCGATGAGCGAGCCGCCGTCGAGCTGGAAGTCGCTGTTCGGCGGCTCGGCGTGGGAGCCCGCGGGTGACGGGCAGTGGTACCTGCACGCCTTCGCCAGGGAGCAGCCCGACCTGGAGTGGTCGAACCGGGAGGTCCGCGACGACTTCCTGGCCACCCTGAGGTTCTGGGCCGACCGCGGCGTGGACGGGTTCCGCGTCGACGTCGCCCACGGGCTGGTCCGCGACGTCGACAACAACCTCCACGTGGAGCTGCCCAGCACCCACACGGCGCTCTTCGACGACGGCAGCCACCCGCTGTGGGACCGGGACGAGCTCATGGACGTCTACCGCGAGTGGCGCCAGCTCTTCGACACCTACGACCCGCCGCGTGCGGCGGTCGCCGAGGCGTCGGTGCACCCCTCGAGGCGGTGGCGCTACTCCGACCCCTCCTCGCTGGGCCAGGCGTTCACCTTCGACCTCTTCGAGGCCGGGTGGGACGCGGCGCAGCTGCGCCGCGGGGTGGAGCTGGGCCTGGAGCAGCTGGACGTCGGCGCCTCGTGCACGTGGACGCTCGCCAACCACGACTGCGTGCGCGCCGCCAGCCGCTACGGGCTGCCGCCAGACCCGGAGCTGTCCTCGCACGTGGCGGCCAAGGCCTGGGTGACGCGGGACGGCGCCACCCCCGCGCTCGACAAGGCCCTCGGGCTGCGGCGCGCTCGCGCCGGACTGCTGCTGGAGCTGGCGCTGCCTGGCTCCACGTACCTCTACCAGGGCGAGGAGCTGGGGCTCCACGAGGTGGCCGACCTGCCCGCCGACGTGCTGCAGGACCCGATCGCCTTCCGCTCCGAGGGGGCGGAGAAGGGACGCGACGGCTGCCGCGTGCCGATCCCGTGGACCCCCGACGGCTCCTCCTTCGGGTTCGGCCCCGACGGCGGGCTGGACCCGCACCTGCCGCAGCCGGCGTGGTTCGCCGGAGCCGCGGCGTCGGTGCAGGAGGCCGATCCCGGGTCGACGCTGCACCTGCACCGGGTGGCGCTGGAGCTGCGCCGCGAGCTGCTCGGCCCCGAGCAGCTGCGGTGGGAGCGTTCGACCGGCGACGTCCTGCACTGGTCGCGGCCGGTGGGTGACGAGCGCGCCGGTGGCGCACGGGGCGGCGAGCGGTGGCACTGCGTCGTGAACGTCGGGGCCACCGACGGCAGCGGCCCGTCCGTGCCGCTGCCGACCGGGGAGCTGGTGCTGACCAGCGGCCCCCTCGACGACGCCGGGCACCTGCCGCCGTCGACGACGGCGTGGGTGGTCAGCGGCTGA
- the glpX gene encoding class II fructose-bisphosphatase, with translation MTHSTPTASSPSAPEDGARTGRPDRNLALELVRATEAAAIRAVPFIGKGDKIAVDGAAVDAMRAFLSTVSFDGVVVIGEGEKDEAPMLFNGERVGNGQGPACDVAVDPVDGTSMAAAGRQNALSVIAVADRGAMLDASSVFYMDKLVTGPEGRGVVDIRKPVGENIRALAAALGKRPEEVVVAILDRPRHEGIVREIREAGAGTRLLLDGDVAGGINAARSGTRIDMCVGIGGSPEGVTTACAVKALGGFMQGVLAPKDDAERDRGLAAGLLMDHVYDADDLVKGEDAFFVATGVTDGGLLDGVRYGDGVIRTESIVLRTQSGTVRRVVAEHLASKWL, from the coding sequence ATGACGCACAGCACCCCGACCGCCAGCAGCCCCAGCGCCCCTGAGGACGGCGCCCGCACCGGACGCCCTGACCGCAACCTCGCGCTGGAGCTGGTCCGCGCGACCGAGGCCGCGGCCATCCGCGCCGTCCCCTTCATCGGCAAGGGTGACAAGATCGCTGTGGACGGCGCCGCCGTCGACGCCATGCGGGCGTTCCTGTCCACCGTGTCCTTCGACGGCGTCGTCGTCATCGGCGAGGGGGAGAAGGACGAGGCGCCGATGCTCTTCAACGGCGAGCGGGTGGGCAACGGGCAGGGGCCGGCGTGCGACGTCGCCGTGGACCCCGTGGACGGGACCTCCATGGCCGCCGCCGGGCGCCAGAACGCCCTGTCGGTCATCGCCGTGGCCGACCGCGGCGCCATGCTCGACGCGTCGAGCGTCTTCTACATGGACAAGCTCGTCACCGGCCCCGAGGGCCGCGGCGTCGTCGACATCCGCAAGCCGGTGGGCGAGAACATCCGCGCCCTCGCCGCGGCGCTGGGCAAGCGGCCCGAGGAGGTCGTCGTCGCGATCCTCGACCGGCCCCGCCACGAGGGGATCGTCCGCGAGATCCGCGAGGCCGGCGCCGGGACCCGCCTGCTGCTCGACGGCGACGTCGCGGGCGGCATCAACGCCGCGCGCAGCGGCACCCGCATCGACATGTGCGTGGGCATCGGCGGGAGCCCGGAGGGCGTCACGACGGCGTGCGCCGTCAAGGCCCTCGGCGGCTTCATGCAGGGCGTGCTGGCGCCCAAGGACGACGCCGAGCGGGACCGCGGCCTGGCCGCCGGGCTGCTCATGGACCACGTCTACGACGCCGACGACCTCGTCAAGGGCGAGGACGCGTTCTTCGTGGCCACCGGCGTCACCGACGGCGGCCTGCTGGACGGCGTGCGCTACGGCGACGGCGTCATCCGCACCGAGTCGATCGTGCTGCGCACGCAGTCGGGCACGGTGCGCCGCGTCGTGGCCGAGCACCTCGCCTCGAAGTGGCTCTGA
- a CDS encoding carbohydrate ABC transporter permease, whose translation MSAAAPARRARKKVDAAFYVMLLPALLLFTLLIIGPALAGMFFSVTNYVGYGEYSFVGLANYLVLFTDPRILSAYGFTIGFSVVTVLLVNAIALFLAVLLNSKIKFKTALRGVFFIPMVVSGIVIAYVFNYIFSTSIPAVFGGSSILANADWAWVAVVVVTAWQAIPSALIIYLAGLLAIPEEVYEASSLDGATPWRQFTAITLPLVAGYVVINTVLGFKNFLNAYDIIVGLTNGGPGTATSSVAMTIFTGFTSGDYAYQMANAVVFFVITVLISIAQLRIINRRGVSL comes from the coding sequence ATGAGCGCCGCCGCTCCCGCGCGCCGGGCGCGCAAGAAGGTCGACGCGGCCTTCTACGTGATGCTGCTGCCCGCGCTGCTGCTCTTCACGCTGCTCATCATCGGCCCGGCCCTGGCCGGCATGTTCTTCTCCGTCACCAACTACGTCGGCTACGGCGAGTACAGCTTCGTGGGGCTGGCCAACTACCTGGTGCTCTTCACCGACCCGCGCATCCTGTCCGCCTACGGCTTCACCATCGGCTTCTCGGTGGTGACGGTATTGCTGGTCAACGCCATCGCGCTGTTCCTCGCGGTGCTGCTCAACTCGAAGATCAAGTTCAAGACGGCGCTGCGCGGGGTCTTCTTCATCCCCATGGTGGTCTCGGGCATCGTCATCGCCTACGTCTTCAACTACATCTTCTCGACGTCGATCCCCGCGGTGTTCGGCGGCAGCAGCATCCTGGCGAACGCCGACTGGGCGTGGGTCGCCGTCGTCGTCGTCACGGCGTGGCAGGCGATCCCCTCGGCCCTGATCATCTACCTCGCAGGTCTGCTGGCCATCCCCGAGGAGGTCTACGAGGCCTCGTCGCTGGACGGCGCCACCCCGTGGCGCCAGTTCACCGCCATCACGCTGCCGCTCGTGGCGGGCTACGTCGTGATCAACACCGTGCTCGGCTTCAAGAACTTCCTCAACGCCTACGACATCATCGTCGGCCTCACCAACGGCGGTCCGGGCACTGCGACGTCGTCCGTCGCCATGACCATCTTCACGGGCTTCACCAGCGGTGACTACGCCTACCAGATGGCCAACGCGGTGGTCTTCTTCGTGATCACCGTGCTGATCTCCATCGCCCAGCTCCGCATCATCAACCGCCGAGGGGTGAGTCTCTGA
- a CDS encoding SulP family inorganic anion transporter, protein MSTSALRRPTWTQPRVLRTEVLAGLVVALALIPEAISFSIIAGVDPRVGLFASFTMAVTIAFVGGRPAMISAATGAVALVVAPLVREHGLDHLVLAVLLGGALQVVLGVLGVARLMRFIPRSVMTGFVNALAILIVAAQVPHFVGVPWMVYPVAALAIAVMVLLPRLTTAVPAPLVAVVVLTAVTTLAHLALPDVGDQGALPESLPSLFWPDVPWTWQTLVTVAPYACGIAVVGLLESLLTAKLVDEVTDTPSRKDREAWGQGVANIVTGLFGGMGGCAMIGQTMINVRSGARTRLSTFLAGSFLLVLVVGLGDLVATIPMAVLASVMVMVSVATFDWHSIRPSTLRRMPRSETAVMVVTVVVVVATHNLAIGVVAGVVVAALLFARRVAHLVTVRRDLEEDGTRVRYTVVGELFFASSNDLVSQFSYGEDPSSVVVDLSSSHVWDASTVAALDAVTTKYAARGKTVLIEGLNEASAAMHDRLAGRLGADA, encoded by the coding sequence GTGAGCACCTCAGCGCTGCGGCGACCGACCTGGACCCAGCCGCGCGTGCTGCGCACAGAAGTGCTCGCGGGGCTCGTGGTGGCCCTGGCGCTGATCCCCGAGGCCATCTCGTTCTCCATCATCGCCGGCGTCGACCCCCGCGTCGGCCTGTTCGCCTCCTTCACCATGGCCGTGACGATCGCGTTCGTCGGCGGTCGGCCCGCGATGATCTCCGCAGCGACGGGTGCGGTGGCCCTCGTCGTCGCCCCCCTCGTGAGAGAGCACGGGCTCGACCACCTCGTGCTGGCCGTCCTGCTCGGTGGGGCCCTGCAGGTGGTGCTGGGGGTGCTCGGCGTCGCGCGGCTCATGCGCTTCATCCCGCGCAGCGTCATGACGGGCTTCGTCAACGCCCTCGCCATCCTCATCGTCGCCGCGCAGGTGCCCCACTTCGTGGGGGTGCCGTGGATGGTCTACCCCGTGGCGGCGCTGGCCATCGCCGTCATGGTGCTGCTGCCTCGCCTCACCACAGCAGTACCGGCACCGCTGGTCGCGGTGGTGGTCCTGACCGCCGTGACCACGCTCGCGCACCTGGCTCTTCCTGACGTCGGGGACCAGGGCGCCCTCCCCGAGAGCCTGCCGTCGCTCTTCTGGCCCGACGTCCCGTGGACCTGGCAGACCCTCGTCACCGTGGCTCCGTACGCCTGCGGCATCGCCGTCGTCGGGCTCCTGGAGTCGCTCCTGACCGCCAAGCTGGTCGACGAGGTGACCGACACCCCGTCGCGCAAGGACCGCGAGGCGTGGGGACAAGGTGTCGCGAACATCGTCACCGGACTCTTCGGGGGCATGGGCGGCTGCGCGATGATCGGCCAGACGATGATCAATGTGCGCAGCGGGGCGCGCACCCGGCTCTCCACCTTCCTGGCGGGCTCCTTCCTGCTCGTCCTCGTGGTGGGCCTGGGTGACCTGGTCGCGACCATCCCCATGGCCGTGCTGGCGTCAGTGATGGTGATGGTCAGCGTGGCCACCTTCGACTGGCACTCGATCCGGCCGTCGACGCTGCGGCGGATGCCCCGCTCGGAGACCGCGGTGATGGTCGTGACCGTGGTCGTGGTCGTCGCGACGCACAACCTCGCCATCGGCGTCGTGGCCGGCGTCGTCGTGGCGGCCCTCCTCTTCGCCCGGCGCGTCGCCCACCTCGTCACCGTCCGCCGTGACCTCGAAGAGGACGGGACACGGGTGCGCTACACGGTGGTGGGTGAGCTCTTCTTCGCCTCGAGCAACGACCTCGTGAGCCAGTTCTCCTACGGGGAGGACCCCTCCAGCGTCGTCGTGGACCTCTCCAGCTCCCACGTCTGGGACGCCTCCACGGTGGCCGCCCTGGACGCCGTGACGACCAAGTACGCCGCGCGTGGCAAGACGGTGCTCATCGAGGGCCTCAACGAGGCCAGCGCCGCCATGCACGACCGCCTCGCAGGGCGCCTGGGCGCTGACGCCTGA